A part of Fimbriiglobus ruber genomic DNA contains:
- a CDS encoding efflux RND transporter permease subunit, with product MLQRVIGWAVNNSLVVLLLAALLAGFGGLAFVRVNVEAYPDPAPAIIEVIAQYPGASAEEVERQVTIPLEVTLAGMPGLKTTRTRSLFGLSHLRCQFEYGVPYEKAQQAVINRLQFTQALPSGVIPVLSPTSPTGEIYRYTLAVPKDTSGADLYTLNDIKALQDWTLEREFRRVPRVIDVTSAGGTVKRYEIRPDPDRLRRYGITLGQFQSALTNANQNTGGDVLDQGGNAVNVRGIGLYGGGLDPMQSKDVLGATDPKAAADFLRAADDRRTHAIRDTVVTTINNTPVRVEDLVEGGPLTYEMEIGMRGVVVGHQTRLGRVSLSTPKKDASGNVLKDADGNVVWNDAEEKVQCIVLLRKGEDSLPALAGVHAKVDELNGPAGGRLLPGVKIEPYYDRTELINLTTETVRENLVVGIALVSLILLVFLGNVRVAVIVAINIPLALLFAFAVLYVRGRSANLLSIGAVDFGIIVDSSVIMAENIYRKLTSGEHTDESLKDRILHSSGEIQRALLFSTMIMVCAFIPLFAMQGAEGQLFGPMADTYAFALAGGLMLAVVLTPVLCRLFLGNVKPTRDNFVVRTMKRRYLHNLDRCLRFRWVFLLLMGGLIGFTVWSLKDLGREFMPELEEGNLWVRGMYPRNASLDNVADGSRAARAVMQKFPEVDAVANQMGRPDDGTDPEGFYKSEFFVPLKDRGQWPAAKPATGWYKWFGDKRPRTKYELIAEMTADLRAATPGVDWNFSQNIRDNVMESISGVKGDNSIKIYGPDLNDLQRLAELVEARLRAVPGVEDVGVLDVMGQPNLEIPWDPDKCKQWGVSVADLQNVIQTAVGGQAATQMREGEKTFDITFRWPQALRDNERAILDIPVDIVNHQVSGGYQAGTGSTRATGAAVGLTTYGTTNAPPSLWGSQFNAVGNYLGGTPRRRLGDLVTPYSPDGKQTADGSFVRPGASMIFREQGRRMIAIKFSVRGRDLAGAVEDAKKATADLIVLPYRTEWGGEFEQMQDSEGRLVLIIPVALALIFVLLYLAFGSLLDAVVVLSNVLALSVGGIWALLLTGTHFSTSAAVGFVSLFGVAIMDGLLMVSYFNQLRAAGMPVREAILHGAEKRVRPVVMTAMTAILGLLPAALALRPDRDLTGHFRLIEPIGVQTQRPLAIVVVGGMITTLFLTRYLMPVLYSFYGHREPPAGSGSMAH from the coding sequence ATGCTCCAGCGCGTCATCGGTTGGGCCGTCAACAATTCGCTCGTCGTTCTCCTCCTGGCTGCCCTCCTCGCGGGGTTCGGGGGGCTGGCGTTCGTCCGGGTCAACGTCGAGGCGTACCCCGACCCGGCCCCGGCGATTATCGAGGTGATCGCCCAATACCCGGGGGCGTCGGCCGAGGAGGTCGAGCGGCAAGTCACCATCCCCCTGGAAGTCACCCTCGCCGGGATGCCGGGGCTGAAGACGACGCGGACGCGCTCCCTGTTCGGGCTCTCGCACCTCCGCTGCCAGTTCGAGTACGGCGTCCCGTACGAGAAGGCCCAGCAGGCCGTCATTAACCGGCTCCAGTTCACACAGGCCCTCCCCTCGGGCGTGATCCCGGTCCTGTCGCCGACCAGCCCGACGGGCGAGATCTATCGGTACACCCTGGCCGTCCCGAAGGACACGTCCGGGGCGGACCTATACACACTTAACGACATCAAGGCCCTCCAGGACTGGACCCTCGAGCGCGAGTTCCGGCGGGTCCCCCGCGTCATCGACGTGACCAGCGCGGGCGGGACCGTGAAGCGGTACGAGATCCGCCCGGACCCGGACCGGCTGCGGCGGTACGGGATCACCCTCGGCCAGTTCCAATCGGCCCTGACGAACGCCAACCAGAACACCGGCGGGGACGTACTCGACCAGGGCGGGAACGCCGTGAACGTCCGGGGGATCGGACTGTATGGGGGCGGACTCGACCCGATGCAGTCGAAGGACGTCCTCGGCGCGACCGACCCGAAGGCGGCCGCCGACTTCTTGCGGGCCGCGGACGACCGCCGCACCCACGCGATCCGCGACACGGTCGTGACCACGATCAACAACACGCCGGTCCGGGTCGAAGACCTCGTCGAGGGCGGGCCGCTCACCTACGAGATGGAAATCGGCATGCGCGGGGTCGTGGTCGGGCACCAGACCCGACTCGGGCGGGTCAGCCTGAGTACCCCGAAAAAGGACGCCAGCGGAAACGTCCTGAAGGACGCGGACGGGAACGTCGTCTGGAACGACGCGGAGGAAAAGGTCCAGTGCATCGTCCTGCTCCGCAAAGGGGAGGACTCGCTGCCGGCCCTCGCCGGGGTCCACGCCAAGGTGGACGAGTTGAACGGCCCGGCCGGCGGCCGACTGCTCCCGGGCGTCAAGATCGAGCCGTACTACGACCGGACCGAACTCATCAACCTTACCACCGAGACGGTCCGCGAAAACCTCGTGGTCGGGATCGCGCTGGTGTCTCTCATCCTGCTCGTGTTCCTGGGGAACGTCCGGGTCGCCGTGATCGTGGCGATCAACATCCCACTCGCCCTGCTGTTCGCGTTCGCCGTCCTGTACGTCCGCGGGCGGTCGGCCAACCTGCTATCGATCGGGGCGGTCGACTTCGGCATCATCGTCGACTCGTCCGTCATCATGGCCGAGAACATTTACCGCAAGCTGACGTCCGGCGAACACACGGACGAAAGCCTGAAGGACCGCATTTTGCACTCCAGCGGAGAGATCCAACGGGCCTTACTGTTCTCGACCATGATTATGGTCTGCGCGTTCATCCCGCTGTTCGCCATGCAGGGGGCCGAGGGCCAACTCTTTGGGCCGATGGCCGATACCTACGCGTTCGCGCTCGCCGGCGGGTTGATGCTGGCCGTCGTCCTCACCCCGGTCTTGTGTCGCCTGTTCCTCGGGAACGTCAAGCCGACCCGGGACAACTTCGTTGTTCGGACCATGAAGCGGCGGTACCTGCACAATCTCGACCGGTGTTTGCGGTTCCGCTGGGTTTTTCTTCTCCTCATGGGCGGGCTCATCGGGTTCACCGTGTGGTCGCTGAAGGATCTGGGCCGGGAGTTCATGCCGGAGTTGGAGGAAGGGAACCTGTGGGTCCGCGGGATGTACCCGCGGAACGCCTCGCTGGACAACGTGGCCGACGGCTCTCGGGCGGCCCGGGCGGTGATGCAGAAATTCCCCGAGGTCGACGCGGTCGCGAACCAGATGGGCCGCCCGGACGACGGGACCGACCCCGAGGGGTTCTACAAGTCCGAGTTCTTCGTCCCCCTCAAGGACCGCGGGCAGTGGCCGGCGGCCAAGCCGGCGACCGGGTGGTACAAGTGGTTCGGGGACAAGCGGCCGCGGACCAAGTACGAGCTGATTGCCGAAATGACGGCCGATCTCCGCGCCGCGACCCCGGGCGTGGATTGGAACTTCTCCCAAAATATCCGGGACAACGTGATGGAATCGATCTCGGGCGTGAAGGGGGACAACTCGATCAAGATCTACGGGCCGGATCTGAACGACCTCCAGCGGTTGGCCGAACTCGTGGAAGCCCGCCTGCGGGCGGTCCCGGGCGTCGAGGACGTCGGGGTGCTGGACGTGATGGGCCAGCCGAACCTGGAAATCCCCTGGGACCCGGACAAGTGCAAACAGTGGGGGGTCAGTGTCGCCGACCTCCAGAACGTAATCCAGACCGCCGTCGGGGGGCAGGCCGCGACCCAGATGCGGGAAGGGGAGAAGACCTTCGACATCACCTTCCGATGGCCTCAAGCCCTGCGGGACAACGAGCGGGCGATCCTGGACATCCCGGTCGACATCGTGAACCACCAGGTCTCCGGCGGCTACCAGGCGGGCACCGGCTCGACCCGGGCGACCGGCGCGGCGGTCGGGCTGACGACTTACGGGACCACGAACGCCCCGCCGTCGCTCTGGGGGAGTCAGTTCAACGCGGTCGGGAACTACCTGGGGGGAACCCCCCGGCGGCGCCTGGGCGACCTGGTCACGCCGTACAGCCCGGACGGCAAGCAGACGGCCGACGGGTCGTTCGTCCGGCCCGGGGCGTCGATGATCTTCCGCGAGCAGGGCCGGCGGATGATCGCGATCAAGTTCAGTGTCCGCGGCCGCGACCTGGCGGGCGCCGTCGAGGACGCGAAGAAGGCGACCGCCGACCTGATCGTCCTACCCTACCGGACCGAGTGGGGCGGGGAGTTCGAGCAGATGCAGGACTCCGAGGGCCGACTGGTCCTCATCATCCCGGTCGCCCTGGCGCTCATTTTCGTGCTGCTCTACCTGGCGTTCGGATCGCTCCTGGACGCCGTCGTGGTACTCTCGAACGTCCTCGCCTTGTCGGTCGGCGGGATCTGGGCCCTCCTCCTCACCGGGACCCACTTTAGCACATCGGCGGCGGTCGGGTTCGTCTCCCTGTTCGGGGTCGCGATCATGGACGGGCTGTTGATGGTGTCGTACTTCAACCAGCTCCGCGCCGCGGGAATGCCGGTCCGGGAGGCCATCCTCCACGGGGCCGAGAAGCGGGTCCGGCCGGTCGTGATGACCGCGATGACGGCCATCCTCGGGCTGCTCCCGGCCGCACTGGCCCTACGGCCGGACCGAGACCTGACGGGACACTTCCGGCTGATCGAGCCGATCGGCGTCCAAACCCAGCGGCCGCTCGCGATCGTGGTCGTCGGCGGGATGATCACCACCCTTTTCCTGACCCGCTACCTGATGCCGGTCCTGTACAGCTTCTACGGCCACCGGGAGCCGCCGGCCGGGTCAGGAAGCATGGCTCACTAA
- a CDS encoding dihydrodipicolinate synthase family protein encodes MTIKLHGLVAATHTPFDADGQLNLTAVEKQAGHLLGSGVNTVFICGSTGESHSLTVEERLALARRWCEVARGTDLRVVVHVGSNCLADARALAAHSQSLGVAAIAALAPSYFKPKSLDVLVACCADVAAAAPGTPFYYYDIPPMTGVQLSMPDFLSAAAERIPTLTGIKFSNPDLMAYQRCLRSHGGRFDMPWGMDEYLLAALAVGGQGGVGSSYNFAAPVYLRMMAAFAKGDLTTARAEQYRSVEVIDLLAGFGYMGAAKAVMGFLGVDVGPPRLPNTSLAPDQHARLRAGLERIGFFEWSRPLVSHAS; translated from the coding sequence ATGACGATCAAGCTTCACGGCCTCGTCGCCGCCACCCATACGCCGTTCGATGCGGACGGCCAATTAAACCTGACGGCCGTCGAGAAGCAAGCCGGCCACCTGCTTGGCAGCGGCGTGAATACCGTCTTCATCTGCGGCAGCACCGGCGAGAGCCACTCGTTGACCGTCGAGGAACGGCTCGCCCTCGCCCGCCGGTGGTGCGAAGTCGCCCGCGGGACGGACCTCCGCGTGGTCGTTCACGTCGGCTCGAACTGCCTCGCAGACGCCCGGGCGCTGGCCGCCCATAGCCAGTCGTTGGGAGTGGCTGCGATTGCGGCGCTCGCGCCGAGTTACTTCAAGCCGAAATCCCTGGACGTACTCGTCGCCTGCTGCGCCGACGTCGCGGCCGCGGCGCCGGGCACGCCGTTTTACTACTACGACATCCCGCCGATGACCGGCGTGCAGCTCTCCATGCCCGATTTCCTGTCCGCGGCGGCCGAGCGCATTCCCACGCTGACGGGCATCAAATTCTCGAACCCCGACCTGATGGCCTACCAGCGCTGCCTCCGCAGCCACGGCGGCCGGTTCGACATGCCGTGGGGGATGGACGAATACTTGCTCGCGGCGCTGGCCGTCGGTGGACAAGGCGGCGTCGGCAGCAGCTACAACTTCGCGGCCCCGGTCTACCTGCGGATGATGGCCGCCTTCGCCAAGGGCGACCTGACCACCGCCCGAGCCGAACAATACCGCTCGGTCGAGGTCATCGACCTCCTGGCCGGGTTCGGCTACATGGGAGCAGCCAAGGCCGTGATGGGCTTCCTGGGCGTCGACGTCGGGCCGCCCCGTCTACCCAATACGAGTCTGGCTCCCGACCAGCATGCTCGCCTGCGGGCTGGTCTCGAACGCATCGGCTTCTTCGAGTGGAGCCGGCCGTTAGTGAGCCATGCTTCCTGA
- a CDS encoding MFS transporter, producing MTTVVPTLARTAWLVVALLWPVALLNYLDRQMLASMKFSVTADIPGLGSEANWGYMLGQFKWVYAVLSPVGGYIADRFGRRYTICASLFVWSAVTWATGHAETYDGLLWTRTLMGISEAFYIPAALALIADYHAGRTRSRAVGVHQTAIYCGVIAGGFSGYVADAPDLGWRTAFDVVGFAGVLYALPLLAFLRDPPRNAASVVAVKPGPGTAAKELLANASFILLVLYFTLPALAGWVVRDWMPAILKEQFQIGQGRAGVSATLFVNLAALVGAFAGGWVADRLTRRTIRGRIYAGAAGMVMLIPALFGVGNADMLVVAIAFLILFGLGWGFFDCNNMPILSQIVRPELRATGYGVMNLVSISCGGFADWGFGLLRDRHVPLNVIFGAFASTAVISVFLVLLIRPNRDLSAEGPPK from the coding sequence GTGACAACCGTCGTTCCGACACTCGCCCGTACCGCGTGGCTCGTCGTCGCCCTGCTCTGGCCGGTCGCGCTGTTGAACTACCTCGACCGGCAGATGCTCGCCTCGATGAAGTTCTCCGTGACGGCGGACATCCCCGGCCTCGGGTCGGAGGCCAATTGGGGGTACATGCTCGGCCAGTTCAAGTGGGTGTACGCGGTCCTCAGCCCGGTCGGCGGGTACATCGCCGACCGCTTCGGCCGGCGGTACACGATTTGCGCGAGCCTGTTCGTCTGGTCGGCGGTGACGTGGGCCACCGGGCACGCGGAGACTTACGACGGCCTCCTCTGGACCCGGACGCTCATGGGGATCAGCGAGGCGTTTTACATTCCCGCAGCCCTTGCCCTGATCGCGGACTACCACGCCGGACGAACCCGCTCGCGGGCGGTCGGTGTCCACCAGACGGCGATCTACTGCGGCGTGATCGCCGGTGGCTTTAGCGGGTACGTCGCGGACGCCCCCGACCTGGGCTGGCGGACCGCGTTCGACGTCGTCGGCTTCGCGGGCGTCCTCTATGCGCTGCCGTTGCTCGCGTTCCTGAGAGACCCGCCCCGCAACGCGGCGAGCGTAGTTGCGGTCAAGCCCGGCCCGGGCACGGCCGCGAAGGAACTCCTCGCGAACGCCTCGTTCATCCTGCTGGTGCTTTACTTCACCCTGCCGGCCCTCGCCGGGTGGGTCGTCCGCGACTGGATGCCGGCCATCCTCAAGGAGCAGTTCCAGATCGGCCAGGGCCGGGCGGGCGTCTCGGCCACCTTGTTCGTGAACCTCGCCGCGCTGGTCGGGGCGTTCGCCGGCGGGTGGGTCGCCGACCGCCTGACGCGGCGCACCATCCGGGGCCGCATCTACGCCGGCGCCGCGGGCATGGTCATGCTGATCCCCGCCCTCTTCGGCGTCGGCAACGCCGACATGCTCGTGGTCGCCATCGCGTTCCTGATCTTGTTCGGGTTGGGCTGGGGCTTCTTCGATTGCAACAACATGCCGATTCTTTCCCAGATCGTCCGACCCGAACTGCGCGCCACGGGCTACGGCGTCATGAATCTGGTCAGCATTAGTTGCGGCGGGTTCGCGGACTGGGGCTTCGGCTTACTCCGCGACCGGCACGTTCCGCTCAACGTGATCTTCGGCGCGTTCGCGAGTACCGCGGTGATTTCCGTATTCCTGGTGTTACTGATCCGACCGAACCGAGACCTGTCCGCCGAGGGCCCACCCAAATGA
- a CDS encoding galactose oxidase, with the protein MLTLTGMLVALAASQAAGSWKQLPLLPDKEGFAGPFAGVSRGALLVAGGANFPGKKPWDGGRKVWYADVYVLDRPDGTWKVVGKLPRPLGYGVSVTHGTGVICVGGSDADRHYADVFRLDWKDERLLTTPLPPLPCPVANACGAIVGEVLYISGGLDKPDAADASKTTLRLDLAATKPAWSEIAPCPGGGRMLAVAAAFDGAFWVAGGVDLVAGPGGKIDRRYRKDVYRHDANRGWQRAADLPCPLAAAPSPCPADATGFYVLGGDDGTNVGRPPDRHPGFRKTILRFDGAGGKWIEAGDLSVARVTVPFVQWGGRWVIPSGEARPGVRSPEVWSVDHPVK; encoded by the coding sequence ATGCTGACACTGACCGGAATGCTCGTCGCGCTCGCCGCCAGTCAAGCAGCCGGGAGCTGGAAGCAATTGCCACTTCTCCCGGACAAGGAAGGCTTTGCCGGCCCGTTCGCGGGCGTCAGCCGCGGCGCGTTACTCGTCGCGGGTGGGGCGAACTTCCCGGGCAAGAAGCCGTGGGACGGCGGCCGGAAGGTCTGGTACGCCGACGTCTACGTATTGGACCGGCCGGACGGAACCTGGAAGGTTGTCGGCAAACTCCCGCGGCCGTTGGGCTACGGCGTCTCTGTGACTCACGGCACAGGTGTAATCTGTGTCGGCGGCAGTGACGCGGACCGACATTATGCCGACGTTTTCCGGCTGGACTGGAAGGACGAGCGACTCCTCACCACGCCCCTCCCACCGTTGCCGTGTCCGGTCGCCAACGCCTGCGGGGCGATCGTCGGGGAAGTCTTGTACATTTCAGGTGGGTTGGACAAGCCTGACGCGGCGGACGCCTCGAAAACGACCCTACGGCTCGACCTGGCAGCTACAAAACCAGCCTGGAGCGAGATCGCCCCGTGCCCGGGCGGTGGCCGCATGCTCGCCGTCGCTGCGGCGTTCGACGGGGCGTTCTGGGTGGCGGGCGGTGTGGATCTTGTCGCCGGGCCGGGTGGGAAAATCGACCGTCGCTATCGGAAAGATGTCTACCGTCACGACGCCAACCGCGGCTGGCAACGTGCCGCCGACCTGCCATGCCCGCTCGCGGCCGCCCCGTCGCCGTGTCCGGCCGACGCGACGGGCTTTTACGTCCTCGGCGGCGACGACGGCACCAACGTCGGTCGCCCGCCGGATCGACATCCTGGCTTCCGAAAAACGATTCTTCGCTTCGACGGCGCGGGCGGGAAGTGGATCGAGGCGGGTGATCTGTCGGTCGCCCGGGTAACTGTTCCGTTCGTCCAGTGGGGCGGCCGGTGGGTGATCCCGAGCGGCGAAGCGCGGCCTGGTGTCCGCTCGCCGGAAGTGTGGTCGGTTGACCATCCCGTGAAGTGA
- a CDS encoding AGE family epimerase/isomerase, which yields MTPDLTTPDGRTALAAVYRETLLGDVIPFWLRHGLDSQHGGYLTALARDGRVIDTDKSVWFQGRGAWTFATLYNTAGREPRWLDAAKTGIEFLRRHGTASNGKMYFTVTRDGRPLRMRRYVYSESFASIANAAYARAAADGRAAGDAVRHFETYLQYSFAPGKIPPKVSPETRPTVGIGSFMIGLATAQELRENLGDVTARGRTCTEWIDWFIDRIERLFVRPELQVVLETAGPNGEILDHFDGRLLNPGHTLEAAWFIMHEGKFRRDRRLIQLGLTMLDWMWDRGWDEEYGGLYYFRDLLGLPVQEYWHDMKFWWPHCEAIIATQLAWSLTGDARYARWHRQVHDWSFRHFADREFGEWYGYLHRDGRVSVTLKGNMWKGPFHLPRMLWYCWRLLDQHSEPAGPPC from the coding sequence ATGACCCCAGACCTGACGACACCTGACGGCCGGACCGCGCTCGCCGCCGTCTACCGCGAAACGCTGCTCGGGGACGTGATCCCGTTCTGGCTCCGGCACGGCCTGGATTCCCAACACGGGGGCTACCTGACGGCCCTCGCCCGGGACGGCCGCGTCATCGATACGGACAAGTCCGTCTGGTTCCAGGGCCGCGGGGCGTGGACGTTTGCCACGCTCTACAACACCGCCGGTCGCGAGCCGCGGTGGCTCGACGCGGCGAAAACGGGTATCGAATTCTTGCGCCGGCACGGGACCGCCTCGAACGGGAAGATGTACTTCACCGTGACCCGGGACGGCCGCCCGTTGCGGATGCGGCGGTACGTCTACAGCGAGTCGTTCGCGAGTATCGCTAACGCCGCTTACGCGCGGGCGGCCGCGGACGGCCGGGCGGCCGGTGACGCCGTCCGGCATTTCGAGACGTACCTGCAATACTCCTTCGCGCCCGGTAAGATTCCGCCGAAGGTCTCCCCCGAAACGCGCCCGACGGTCGGCATTGGGTCGTTCATGATCGGCCTGGCGACGGCCCAAGAGTTGCGCGAAAACCTCGGCGACGTGACCGCCCGCGGCCGGACCTGTACGGAGTGGATCGACTGGTTCATCGACCGCATCGAGCGGCTGTTCGTCCGGCCGGAACTTCAGGTCGTTTTGGAGACGGCCGGCCCGAACGGCGAGATCCTCGACCACTTCGACGGCCGGTTGCTAAACCCGGGCCACACGCTGGAAGCGGCCTGGTTCATCATGCACGAGGGGAAGTTCAGACGGGACCGCCGTCTGATCCAACTCGGCCTGACGATGCTCGACTGGATGTGGGATCGCGGCTGGGACGAGGAGTACGGCGGCCTCTACTACTTCCGCGACCTGCTCGGCTTACCCGTGCAGGAATACTGGCACGATATGAAGTTCTGGTGGCCCCACTGCGAGGCGATCATCGCGACTCAACTCGCCTGGAGCCTGACGGGCGACGCCAGGTACGCCCGCTGGCACCGGCAGGTTCACGACTGGAGCTTCCGCCATTTCGCGGACCGCGAGTTCGGCGAGTGGTACGGCTACCTCCACCGGGACGGCCGCGTCTCGGTCACGCTGAAAGGGAACATGTGGAAGGGGCCGTTCCACCTCCCCCGCATGCTCTGGTACTGCTGGCGGTTGCTCGATCAACACTCCGAGCCGGCAGGGCCGCCATGCTGA
- a CDS encoding sialate O-acetylesterase → MGRLFFLALVGLLAHSAPGFGRPEPAAVFQDAMVLQRSVPVPVWGTAAPGEEVAVEFAGQRKVGRSDAKGNWAVKLDPLAAAAEGRDLTITAGRPVRLRDVVVGEVWVAAGQSNMEWPLAKEAHAAAELPRADLPAVRLLNLAYAGQNFFAKPFDRDVLSRLTPGGYFRGAWRPCSPASAGEFSAIGYYFAKEVQKTVGVPVGVIHLAVGGSPTEAWVRPGALAGDDTLRPLLAGNWLENKALAGWCRQRALENLGPAPGGGGADATGPNHPFKPGFLWDAGVARLIPFPVRGVLWYQGESNALDADRVRQHDRLFRILVADWRRQWGLGDFPFLFCQLSSVGTGGGYKSHYWPEFRDAQRRALADIPNAGMVVTSDLGHPTDVHPRNKRDVGHRLTLCAAAQVYGKKIPFSGPLVKSARRERSTLVVTFDHADGGLKTRADEPATGFEVAGPDGAFRPAEVALAGDTVSLSVGGLDAPTAARYGWQPYSRGNLTNGAGLPASTFVTTAAPK, encoded by the coding sequence GTGGGCCGCCTCTTCTTCTTGGCCTTGGTGGGATTGCTCGCCCATTCCGCTCCCGGTTTCGGCCGGCCGGAGCCCGCAGCGGTCTTCCAAGACGCGATGGTCCTCCAGAGGAGCGTCCCGGTACCCGTCTGGGGCACGGCCGCCCCGGGGGAAGAGGTCGCGGTCGAGTTCGCCGGGCAACGGAAAGTGGGCCGGTCCGACGCCAAAGGGAATTGGGCCGTGAAACTCGACCCGCTCGCGGCGGCGGCCGAGGGGCGCGATTTGACGATCACCGCGGGCCGCCCGGTCCGTTTGCGCGACGTGGTGGTCGGGGAGGTCTGGGTGGCGGCCGGTCAGTCGAACATGGAATGGCCGCTGGCGAAAGAGGCCCACGCGGCGGCGGAACTGCCGCGGGCCGACCTGCCCGCCGTCCGACTGCTGAACCTCGCCTACGCCGGGCAGAATTTTTTCGCGAAGCCGTTCGACCGCGACGTGCTGAGTCGCCTCACGCCGGGCGGCTATTTTCGCGGGGCGTGGCGCCCGTGTTCGCCCGCCTCCGCCGGCGAATTTTCCGCAATCGGGTATTACTTCGCCAAAGAAGTCCAGAAGACCGTCGGCGTGCCCGTCGGCGTCATCCATCTGGCCGTCGGGGGGAGTCCGACGGAGGCTTGGGTTCGCCCGGGCGCGCTGGCCGGGGACGACACCTTGCGCCCGCTGTTGGCCGGCAACTGGCTGGAAAACAAGGCACTCGCCGGCTGGTGTCGGCAGCGGGCGCTGGAGAACTTGGGTCCGGCGCCGGGGGGCGGGGGGGCGGACGCGACCGGGCCGAACCACCCGTTCAAGCCGGGGTTCCTGTGGGACGCCGGGGTCGCCCGCCTGATCCCGTTCCCGGTCCGGGGCGTTCTCTGGTATCAGGGGGAAAGCAACGCGCTGGACGCCGACCGCGTCCGCCAACACGACCGCCTGTTCCGCATACTCGTGGCCGACTGGCGGCGGCAGTGGGGTCTGGGCGACTTCCCGTTCCTGTTTTGCCAGCTCTCCAGCGTCGGCACCGGCGGCGGGTACAAGTCGCACTACTGGCCGGAATTTCGGGACGCCCAGCGGCGGGCACTCGCGGACATTCCGAACGCCGGTATGGTCGTGACCAGTGACCTGGGGCACCCGACCGACGTTCACCCCCGCAACAAAAGGGACGTGGGGCACCGCCTAACTCTCTGCGCGGCGGCGCAAGTGTACGGGAAGAAAATCCCGTTCAGTGGCCCGCTCGTCAAATCCGCCCGGCGCGAGCGGTCGACACTCGTCGTGACCTTCGATCACGCGGACGGCGGTCTGAAGACGCGGGCGGACGAGCCCGCTACCGGGTTCGAGGTCGCGGGTCCGGACGGGGCTTTTCGCCCCGCGGAAGTCGCCCTCGCGGGCGATACCGTGTCGCTCTCGGTCGGCGGTTTGGACGCCCCCACCGCCGCCCGGTACGGGTGGCAACCGTACTCGCGCGGGAACCTGACGAACGGGGCCGGGCTCCCCGCGTCGACGTTCGTCACGACGGCGGCCCCAAAATGA
- a CDS encoding sialidase family protein, with protein sequence MRGYRWSLLLVLTLALPAAGADPTPAFSLPTVDLNDQTERQVIVDRQPGQYLGHPTTVLLEDGKTILCVYPKGHGKGAIVYKKSEDGGKTWSARLPTPKSWETSLETPTIHRVVDAAGKKRLIVFSGLYPVRLASSEDDGATWTELKTVGDWGGIVAMASVIELKTAGHYLALFHDDGRYIAKGGKAAGTFTLYKTFSADGGLTWSKPEAVFVSNQVHLCEPGAVRSPDGKQIAVLLRENKRVKNSHVIFSDDEGKTWTEPRELPGSLTGDRHVAKYGPDGRLFISFRDIPRKGVKSPTEGDWVGWVGTYDDIVKNRDGQYRVRFKKNYDRWDCAYPGVEQLPDGTFVVTTYGHWTAKEPAYILSERFTLKELDEAARKVAPGAVGPAAKQEK encoded by the coding sequence ATGCGCGGTTACCGTTGGAGTCTTCTGCTCGTCCTGACGCTCGCGCTCCCGGCCGCGGGGGCCGACCCGACGCCAGCGTTTTCCCTGCCCACGGTCGACTTGAACGACCAGACCGAGCGTCAGGTCATTGTCGACCGGCAACCGGGCCAATACCTCGGGCACCCGACCACGGTGCTGCTCGAAGACGGCAAGACGATTCTCTGCGTCTACCCCAAGGGGCACGGGAAGGGAGCCATTGTTTACAAGAAAAGCGAGGACGGTGGCAAAACCTGGTCGGCCCGGCTGCCGACGCCGAAGTCGTGGGAGACCTCCCTGGAAACGCCGACGATCCACCGGGTCGTGGACGCGGCCGGTAAGAAGCGGCTCATCGTCTTCAGCGGGCTCTACCCGGTCCGGCTCGCCAGCAGCGAGGACGACGGGGCGACGTGGACCGAGCTGAAAACGGTCGGCGACTGGGGCGGCATCGTGGCGATGGCCTCGGTGATCGAGTTGAAGACGGCCGGCCATTACCTGGCCCTGTTCCACGACGACGGTCGGTACATCGCCAAGGGCGGCAAAGCGGCCGGCACGTTCACGCTTTACAAAACGTTCTCGGCCGACGGCGGCCTGACGTGGTCGAAGCCGGAAGCCGTGTTCGTCTCGAATCAGGTACACCTCTGCGAGCCGGGGGCCGTGCGGTCGCCGGACGGCAAGCAGATCGCCGTGCTCCTGCGCGAGAACAAGCGGGTGAAGAATTCGCACGTGATCTTCTCGGACGACGAGGGCAAGACGTGGACCGAGCCGCGGGAGCTCCCGGGCTCGCTCACCGGCGACCGGCACGTGGCTAAGTACGGGCCGGACGGCCGCTTGTTCATCTCCTTCCGTGACATCCCCCGCAAGGGCGTTAAGAGCCCGACGGAAGGCGACTGGGTCGGGTGGGTCGGCACCTACGACGACATCGTCAAAAACCGCGACGGCCAATACCGCGTCCGCTTCAAGAAGAACTACGACCGCTGGGACTGTGCCTACCCGGGCGTGGAGCAGCTGCCGGACGGCACGTTCGTCGTCACGACCTACGGCCACTGGACGGCCAAGGAGCCCGCGTACATTCTGAGCGAGCGCTTCACGCTGAAGGAACTGGACGAAGCGGCCCGGAAGGTCGCGCCGGGGGCCGTCGGGCCGGCCGCGAAGCAGGAGAAATAA